One genomic segment of Sebastes fasciatus isolate fSebFas1 chromosome 17, fSebFas1.pri, whole genome shotgun sequence includes these proteins:
- the LOC141754504 gene encoding uncharacterized protein LOC141754504, which produces MGCSTSSQTSAVDTTRPSAKPEESNGASTTGVANENGKVAEDSETIPDQTPAGGGSDAKPADEPAAAATSEAGTNAAPPAGEEPQPAAASPPAEAAAPAEAAAAADSTAETAASSSEPAAAAPEQSRSESKTAL; this is translated from the exons ATGGGATGCTCCACCAGTTCACAAACTTCAGCAGTAGACACGACTCGACCCAGTGCTAAACCCGAGGAGAGCAACGGAGCCAGCACAACAG GGGTGGCCAATGAGAATGGCAAAGTAGCTGAGGACAGCGAAACTATTCCCGACCAGACACCCGCTGGGGGCGGCAGTGATGCCAAGCCTGCAGATgaacctgctgcagctgcaacatCTGAAGCCGGCACCAATGCAGCTCCACCTGCGGGGGAGGAACCTCAGCCTGCCGCAGCCAGTCCACCTGCAGAGGCTGCAGCACCtgctgaagcagcagcagcagcagacagcacAGCAGAGACGGCAGCGAGCTCCTCAGAGCCTGCAGCCGCTGCTCCTGAGCAAAGTAGGTCGGAGTCAAAAACTGCACTGTAA